One genomic region from Bacillaceae bacterium S4-13-56 encodes:
- a CDS encoding peptide chain release factor 3, producing MNKQIKQEVSKRRTFAIISHPDAGKTTLTEKLLLFGNLIRSAGTVKGKKSGKFATSDWMEIEKQRGISVTSSVMNFPYKDYQVNILDTPGHEDFSEDTYRTLTAVDSVVMIIDATKGIEAQTIKLFKVCRMRGIPIFTFINKMDREGREPLELLEEIENVLEIETYAMNWPVGMGKRFLGIFDRDGQQFIKYNSKEEEEYIPFSELDQPEHQSLTSHPTYQETMNELELLEEAGNDFSLEKVLQGELTPVFFGSALAPFGVKTFFDTFVSMAPSPTARRSSEGLVSPEDEEFSGFIFKIQANMNPAHRDRVAFVRVCSGVFERGMSVTLSRTGKTFKLSQSQQFVASARETVDEAYAGDIIGIYDPNVYRIGDTLIGGTKGNFEFDELPQFPPEQFQKVFVKNVMKSKQFKKGIEQLVQEGAIQLFKRNKTEDYILGAVGQLQFDVFEYRMKNEYNVEVLFESMGDRIPRWLKPEQVKDSLFDERSLLVKDRDDNYIALFKNDFSLRWFKDKNPDVELIDLFETNEYEQYSM from the coding sequence ATGAACAAGCAAATTAAACAAGAGGTTTCAAAACGTCGAACCTTTGCGATTATATCCCACCCAGATGCTGGGAAGACAACTTTAACCGAAAAGCTACTTTTATTCGGAAATTTAATTCGTTCTGCAGGGACGGTTAAAGGAAAGAAATCAGGAAAGTTTGCTACGTCTGACTGGATGGAAATCGAAAAGCAACGTGGAATTTCGGTAACGTCTAGCGTGATGAATTTTCCATACAAAGACTATCAAGTTAATATACTGGATACACCAGGACACGAAGATTTCAGTGAGGATACGTATCGTACTCTAACAGCTGTTGATAGTGTTGTGATGATTATTGATGCTACAAAGGGGATAGAGGCGCAAACGATTAAGCTTTTCAAGGTTTGTAGAATGCGTGGTATTCCTATTTTTACTTTTATTAATAAAATGGACCGAGAAGGACGAGAGCCTCTCGAACTTTTAGAAGAAATTGAAAATGTATTAGAGATTGAAACATATGCCATGAACTGGCCTGTGGGAATGGGAAAGAGATTCTTAGGGATTTTTGATCGAGATGGCCAACAGTTCATCAAATACAATTCCAAGGAAGAGGAAGAATATATTCCTTTTAGTGAGTTAGATCAACCGGAGCACCAATCGCTAACCTCACATCCAACTTACCAAGAGACAATGAATGAATTGGAGCTATTAGAGGAAGCAGGAAATGACTTTTCCCTAGAAAAAGTACTGCAGGGGGAGTTGACTCCAGTATTTTTCGGTAGTGCTCTTGCACCTTTTGGGGTTAAGACATTTTTTGATACATTCGTTTCTATGGCACCGTCTCCAACAGCTCGTCGTTCATCAGAAGGACTTGTATCACCTGAAGATGAAGAATTTTCTGGGTTCATTTTCAAAATCCAAGCTAATATGAATCCGGCACATCGGGATCGAGTGGCATTTGTCAGAGTTTGTTCCGGGGTGTTTGAACGAGGAATGTCTGTTACATTAAGTAGGACAGGTAAAACGTTTAAGCTATCTCAATCTCAGCAGTTTGTGGCTTCTGCTCGTGAAACGGTCGATGAGGCCTATGCAGGTGACATTATCGGAATCTATGATCCCAATGTATATCGAATTGGGGATACGCTCATTGGAGGGACAAAAGGGAATTTTGAATTTGATGAACTCCCGCAATTCCCACCAGAACAATTCCAAAAAGTATTTGTTAAAAACGTCATGAAATCAAAACAGTTTAAAAAAGGAATTGAGCAACTGGTACAAGAAGGAGCTATTCAGCTCTTCAAACGTAACAAAACAGAGGACTATATTTTAGGAGCAGTTGGGCAGTTACAGTTCGATGTGTTCGAGTATCGTATGAAAAATGAGTACAATGTCGAGGTGCTGTTTGAATCGATGGGAGATAGAATCCCAAGATGGTTAAAGCCAGAACAGGTGAAGGATTCCTTATTTGATGAACGAAGCCTGCTTGTTAAAGACCGTGATGATAATTATATTGCTCTTTTCAAAAATGACTTTTCGTTACGATGGTTCAAGGACAAAAATCCAGATGTTGAGCTTATTGATTTATTTGAAACGAACGAGTATGAGCAGTACAGCATGTAA